In the genome of Montipora foliosa isolate CH-2021 chromosome 3, ASM3666993v2, whole genome shotgun sequence, one region contains:
- the LOC137997858 gene encoding uncharacterized protein: protein MCLITFLITLGVAVVTHATKDVGTAKGLRFLGVGYNILRGNPDGSQLSHGGVDPGLLSTRKIFKLTWDTNKTSVDGLYRVPDQVVFVHRSSCVKTTSNEVFSGVKSYQDKLKVDVEASAGFDAGLWNVAFSLSTSYQRMEKETTKYHKVFFEKKEVCNMGVARYQLDLARVQKYSVTKDFAAAVCSLPKEYDQGAYRRFIDNWGTHVVLKVVLGTKKTERRKSSYTKIAKYAMENIESSLSVASGSDGGLFSASLQVNISKFKQSTADTSKFTEKTVEFTSGGPEMPEPIKLKLMPIYNAVEDSFFSVLDQQYQCKNVAQRKGNFKKILQEYPQINHVSEPRDPEVRIPLTWPFGTYGLPMTKSGCPRGGFWHAGTRYHDTEDRNSNNYWSNPYDLAGRVRKNNMEQMFCMKTLSKTSKYNLPWPKGKYCIYKKGNCPKGFGHGDVRWDDEDDRNANKVTGQLPDGVYDRNTRISFCCRGDGYTTNVINLPTDKPFVLLKYNSHQCQFVNNAKIREEFFYWDNEDFKPHTTEVRGKHPVLEKRNNNLKIHYCYYYK from the exons ATGTGTCTGATCACTTTTCTCATCACTCTTGGTGTTGCCGTTGTCACCCATGCTACCAAGGATGTAGGCACAGCCAAAGGTCTTAGATTTCTTGGTGTCGGCTATAATATTCTAAGAGGAAATCCCGACGGCAGCCAATTGTCACACGGTGGTGTCGACCCAGGTCTGCTCTCCACGAGAAAGATATTCAAACTGACATGGGATACAAATAAAACTTCTGTTGATGGATTGTACCGGGTACCAGACCAGGTTGTCTTTGTTCATCGCTCATCCTGCGTCAAAACTACCTCAAACGAAGTATTTTCCGGGGTCAAGTCATATCAAGATAAACTCAAGGTTGATGTGGAAGCCAGCG CTGGTTTCGACGCAGGATTATGGAATGTTGCCTTCAGTCTCAGTACAA GTTATCAGAGGATGGAAAAAGAGACAACAAAGTATCATAAagtcttttttgaaaagaaagaagTCTGCAATATGGGCGTAGCTCGATATCAACTGGACTTAGCTCGAGTTCAGAAGTATTCGGTTACAAAAGACTTTGCAGCTGCTGTGTGTAGCTTGCCCAAAGAGTACGATCAAGGAGCTTACCGCAGATTCATTGACAACTGGGGAACG CACGTTGTACTGAAGGTGGTACTGGGAACTAAGAAGACAGAACGTCGCAAAAGTTCGTACACTAAAATTGCCAAGTATGCCATGGAAAAC ATAGAATCATCGCTGTCCGTGGCGTCTGGTTCGGACGGGGGATTATTCAGTGCCTCTTTGCAAGTTAATATCAGTAAATTCAAGCAATCCACCGCAGATACGAGTAAATTTACCGAAAAAACGGTGGAATTCACATCTGGAGGTCCCGAAATGCCTGAGCCCATTAAATTAAAGCTGATGCCTATTTACAACGCTGTTGAAGATAGTTTTTTCAGCGTCCTTGACCAGCAATATCAATGTAAAAATGTGGCACAGCGAAAAGGGAACTTCAAAAAGATCTTGCAGGAATACCCGCAGATAAATCATGTTTCTGAACCACGAG ATCCTGAGGTGCGTATTCCTCTCACTTGGCCATTCGGTACCTATGGACTCCCCATGACAAAGTCGGGATGTCCGCGTGGAGGCTTTTGGCACGCGGGGACTCGTTACCATGACACCGAGGATCGGAATTCAAACAATTATTGGTCTAATCCCTATGATTTAGCAGGCAGAGTCCGTAAAAACAACATGGAACAAATGTTTTGCATGAAGACACTGAGCAAAACCTCTAAGTACAATCTCCCTTGGCCCAAAGGAAAATACTGCATCTACAAGAAAGGAAATTGCCCTAAAG GTTTCGGGCACGGAGACGTTCGGTGGGACGACGAAGATGACCGTAATGCGAACAAGGTCACCGGTCAGCTACCAGACGGCGTTTATGACAGGAACACAAGAATCTCATTCTGCTGTCGGGGTGATGGATACACTACTAATGTCATTAATCTTCCCACTGACAAGCCCTTCGTTTTGCTCAAGTATAATTCCCATCAATGTCAATTTGTCAATAATGCTAAAATAAGGGAAGAATTCTTCTACTGGGACAATGAAGATTTCAAACCCCATACTACTGAGGTCCGAGGCAAACACCCCGTTTTGGAGAAGCGcaataataatcttaaaatcCACTACTGTTATTATTACAAATAG